One stretch of Cellulomonas wangsupingiae DNA includes these proteins:
- a CDS encoding Gfo/Idh/MocA family protein gives MGVSTPRPARVAVVGVHGHGRSHLRTVRDLAARGRATLAAVVDPRPVEGTDLVAGDAPLVPAGTPWYPDLAALLADRPPDVVVLVTPIHTHLGLARDAMLAGCDVLLEKPTAASLAEHDALVAAAAATGRRCQVGFQTFGSDALDELARVVASGELGEVRVVGAVGTWVRTSAYYARSRWAGRRVLDGVPVVDGVVTNPLAHAVASALRVAGATRASDVVDVEADLWHAHPIEADDTSSVVVTLADGRRVAAGLTLCAPERAAATVVVRGSAGSATLRYEHDELDVASPRGTRTVRAPRTDLLDDLLAARLDPTRPLRCDVAATGPFMAVLDAVRAARDPRPIAPEHVAWQGTGPDAHPVVHDVAAWCARVAEHCATFTTLGAPWTHPTPTPTLRA, from the coding sequence ATGGGCGTGAGCACGCCCCGTCCCGCGCGGGTCGCGGTCGTCGGCGTGCACGGGCACGGGCGCTCGCACCTGCGGACCGTGCGGGACCTGGCCGCCCGCGGCCGCGCGACGCTCGCCGCGGTCGTCGACCCCCGGCCCGTCGAGGGCACCGACCTCGTCGCGGGCGACGCCCCGCTCGTCCCCGCCGGCACCCCCTGGTACCCGGACCTCGCGGCGCTGCTCGCCGACCGCCCGCCGGACGTCGTCGTCCTGGTCACGCCCATCCACACGCACCTCGGGCTCGCGCGCGACGCGATGCTCGCCGGCTGCGACGTGCTGCTGGAGAAGCCGACCGCCGCGTCGCTCGCGGAGCACGACGCGCTGGTCGCTGCCGCGGCCGCGACCGGGCGCCGCTGCCAGGTCGGGTTCCAGACGTTCGGGTCCGACGCCCTCGACGAGCTCGCGCGCGTCGTCGCGTCCGGGGAGCTGGGCGAGGTGCGGGTGGTCGGCGCCGTCGGGACGTGGGTGCGGACGTCGGCGTACTACGCGCGCTCGCGGTGGGCCGGCCGCCGCGTGCTCGACGGGGTGCCCGTCGTCGACGGCGTCGTGACCAACCCGCTCGCGCACGCCGTGGCGTCGGCGCTGCGGGTCGCGGGCGCGACGCGCGCGTCCGACGTCGTCGACGTCGAGGCCGACCTGTGGCACGCGCACCCCATCGAGGCCGACGACACGTCGTCCGTCGTCGTGACGCTCGCCGACGGGCGCCGCGTCGCGGCCGGGCTGACGCTGTGCGCCCCCGAGCGCGCCGCCGCGACCGTCGTCGTGCGGGGCAGCGCCGGCAGCGCCACGCTGCGGTACGAGCACGACGAGCTCGACGTCGCGTCACCGCGCGGGACGCGGACCGTGCGGGCGCCACGCACCGACCTGCTGGACGACCTGCTCGCCGCGCGCCTCGACCCCACGCGCCCGCTGCGGTGCGACGTCGCGGCCACCGGGCCGTTCATGGCCGTCCTCGACGCCGTCCGCGCGGCACGGGACCCGCGCCCGATCGCCCCGGAGCACGTCGCGTGGCAGGGCACGGGGCCGGACGC